The following DNA comes from Entelurus aequoreus isolate RoL-2023_Sb linkage group LG19, RoL_Eaeq_v1.1, whole genome shotgun sequence.
acacgctttgaTAAAACAGATTTATTGTAAGTTTCACACACCAACATGATAAAGACAGAAATGGACTCCTCCACTACTAAGACCAAAGGCCAGCCATTTTCAACAACAATGAACATTGTGTGCACTGTCTCACATAAACTAACCAAGTTCAAGGCGCTGAAGATTTGAAGCTTTAAAATGTGCTAATGACGCCTGATATATAAGACAGAATGTCTTGCCATTACAGTACgttcaacaaaaaatataaactctCCTACTTTGTCAAAAAACGGTTTGCATAataattccctaataccatttactacgacatttcttgcccgatttaaccaattccaaaaccaaccaattcagctcattcagataattcatgctcctaataatttttttttctaaatcgcgcttttcccaaatttccaggaagtacccattgaaatgaatgggacattttttaaagttgcacaactcccacatttttcaatttattcaaactattccaaaattaacacattccactcaccctggacattcaaactaacactttcccaagttccaaaccaaattcccatTTTCCTGGAaagtcaaactcttcaacattcaaaccattcaaaccatttctacattcaccctacagtccattagcatttcagttcagcatcagctcttcaacattcaaactattcttacattcatactacattctgtcagcatttcagttcaacttcagcattggagcattcacacgcaattccttcaggaattgcttctTCTACTTGTATGTGCTAGTCACATTTAGTGATATTTTTTtatccagcagatggcgccactattaacacattatcattgCTTTGTCAgtacagccagtgagtgtgccacacactgtTTTGGTCTATTTTATTTTGTCATTGTTACAGATTTCTGGTGAAAAATTGTacttgtacaaatgtccacttcaCAGAATGCGGGTTCTTAGCATTATATGATTCATAATTGATCTGATAGTCTTACCGATTTAAGCATTTCTCCCAAGTGCTAATAGTAATCATAACTTGCTTTTACTGTTAGTCATGTTTGCATGAAATTAATCATTATGCTGCATAAGTAACTTACTATCAGCATTCTTCAATAAGACAAGCTTAAAGACATCAAACATTGCACATAAGACACTAAATACTCATGTTTTACCGTATGTTTATAAGGCTTTATAGTAGTGGAGAGTCCAAAGTAGGAGTGATACTGGGGTTGTGCAGGGTTGAATTATGGGATGCACTTAATGTAAATCAGCCTCCACCTTTTGTTTCCTAGTGGCCCCGCTGGCTCAGTTTGGGAGCGGAATGAATAATTAACAGTGGCCTTCTGGTCATGTTTTTCATCAGTGTCCACCTACAAAGGTAAACAGCGCTGTGCAGAGCTCTCCATTGACAAGCTCCTTACAACGTGACAGCTGTTCCATTTGTATCTGACTGACCAAATTATACAAAATAGGTGAAAGAGCTAATCTAATCTTAGAAACCGCTACCCTGCTAACGCTGGCACATAAAAGGCATACAAAATCTATACAATATTTGTCCATCAGTTAGTTATCAACACTTAATTCGCGGTAGATGGTTTGAAATCAATTATTGATGAGTCAAAGAAATCAGTGACTTTAAAGAGAGGAAGAGGGACAATATATAATGTAACACAATCATTTTGATATTAGTTCGCAATAGTTATTTTGCTGAACAGCTATGCAGAAAGGAATATGAAACTTGCAATGAGCCAAATAGTAAACAGGAAAAGAAGAACATTTACCTTATTCTGTGCTATAAGATCAAAATTATGTCACACTTGGAAACTTTTCATTTTTCTCAGTACCATTTAGATGAATTATAATAACGCAAATTTATCAAACGCATCATGCCACTCCTCTGACTTTTTTCGGAACTAGCTGTCACTCGTGAGCCGGAAAAAGCAATTCCTGATAAACACAGTTTGGTGCCTCACAGTCAAATGACACAAAAGTATTATCGGTaacgtattatttttatttaaagtgTCATACACATCAAGGTATTGAGGGACACAGTATCACTCCTTGTGTTTCATAATGCATCAATGCTTCAGTATTGTTTGACCCATCACTAATTATTACATAGAGAGGGAGGTTTTAGTATGGATGCGTATTCTGTAGGGCTATTGAACTACAGAATGCCCTGTAATGACACCATACCGGACCctcagttcagttcaaaacttgggagacaaacatttttgcagccaattcctaaaaacattagagtgctcctgttgtatagaggaacttggaccatattaaacacattggcagatccttgcattgatattttaaccttgctagcaaacataaaaTACCAGGGTCCAAACTAGTGATTTACATAAATGAGGCGTCCCTCAAGTCACCCCTTTAAGTTTTTTTACCTTTTGAGAGTGACAATTTTTTTCattaatgttatttatgtaacTAACTAAGgtgtgtagcttgtttacttcagatgcagttagtagtcatttgttcaacttctttatttGTAGTGGTGTTccccaaggttccattttaggtccattTGAGCTATTCAACTTCAGTTAAAAAATTTTGTGGGAGGctcacatttttgcagtagattcttaagAACACTAGAGTGATGcacagagatgatctttgactatcttttttgcagaaggttcttaaaaaacagcagaacgctcctgtaactctggAAAAAAAACGGCATCAAAAACAAATGTCTACTTTAGAGAGTTTACTGCTTTTGTTTCACCTGAAGATAAAACATTAGACTTATACTGAATGATAAAGTCTGGCCCGTCAGTCCTTGGCTTTCTGGAAATATGGcccaacaatttagttgaatatccctgctgtcTTATGTGGGTACATGTTTAAAGGgaacggcacttttttttttttttttttgcctatcgttcacaaaccttatgagagacaagaagacgaaaggtttttttggtttttttgcattctaaaatgtaaaaatcttGGTGGCAAGCAAgccagctaatgggagcaatgaaTTCTACCTCTaaacactttaaaaatgcattcaaaaaccatcaacaatacttaatttacattttgTAACCTATATaccttgttattgtaagagcgaacactgaggaactctttattTTCCCTGGCATACTAACACATTTGCGTGCTACGGTATAAGCCATAAAAGCTAACtacagcaagagataagctagcttctacgtcagcacgaaatgcgtttgagtttgtaatgcacaacactgcgatacgacaccaaactgcattgactgaaaaacatgaacaatcatattacagtatcagtaaagtattagcccacatttcatgttttgtttgtacacagctcgcCAGACCGCGTAttttttaaccagataagaaacccattgagattaagatctctttcacaagagtATGCTTTCTGTCATGATACACACATGATGTGTTGCGTGTATCattatcaatataaagtgtgactcactcgatggacagttgtctgtttggtccagctggtcgtggacgttttttatttaattaagcactccatttatgtcaaattaGCTTGgtttcaaattccacattttgcagcttcgactCATttaacctcactctctcggcttccgtctgctccaacatttcacCCTCTCCTtcatgctggcttctagaagcagcagttcatcctccataaattcagatttaacaagataaggttgtgaatcttcatttcttcaaaaatagtcatcttagtTTCTtaccgaatctgccatgattagaagaagtaagaacacacatttggtgCCATaagtgctgctatggaaacggaaataaatgcgccttGGAATTAGTTCTGCCAATGATTAAAgcgaccaaaatacagtaaatattgtacatattacatatactatatatatatatatatatatatatatatatatatatatatatatatatatatatgtatatgtatatatgtatatatgtatatatgtatatatgtatatatgtatatatatatatatatatatatatatatatatatatatatatacatatgtatatatatatatgtatataccggtatacatatgtatatatatatatgtatatatacatatgtatatatatatatgtatataccggtatacatatatatatatatatatatatatatatatatatatatatatatatatatatatatatatatatatatatatatatatatatatacacacactaccgttcaaaagtttggggtcacccaaacaattttgtggaatagccttcatttctaagaacaagaatagactgtcgagtttcaaatgaaagttctctttttctggccattttgagcagttaattgaccccacaaatgtgatgctccagaaactcaatctgctcaaaggaaggtcagttttgtagcttctgtaacgagctaaactgttttcagatgtgtgaacatgattgcacaagggttttctaatcatcaattagccttctgagccaatgagcaaacacattgtaccattagaacactggagtgatagttgctggaaatgggcctctatacacctatgtagatattgcaccaaaaaccagacatttgcagctagaatagtcatttaccacattagcaatgtatagagtgtatttctttaaagttaagactagtttaaagttatcttcattgaaaagtacagtgcttttccttcaaaaataaggacatttcaatgtgaccccaaacttttgaacggtagtgtatatgtgtgtgtatatatatatatatatatatatatatatatatatatatatatatatatatatatatatatatatatatatatatatatatatatatatatatatatatatatatatatatatatatatatatatatacttgcagtatgtatataaaatgttaatggagggttttgaatttgttttagggGGCTTTGAAGGCAACAATAGTGACTGCCATTACCCGCATTTTCAGAGTGATTTTTAGCACCTTTAAAAACCCAGACCCAAAAAAAGACATGCGtgttcttccattttctaccgcttgtccctttcggagtcgcggggggtgctggagcttattccAGCTGCAcccgggcggaaggctgggtacaccttggacaagtcgctacctcatcgcagggccaacacagacagacaacattcacacactagggccaatttagggttggcaatcaacctatccccaggtgcatgtctttcgaGTACCCGGcgggaacccacgcaatcacggggagaacatgaaaactccacacagaaagtccagagcccaggatcgaacccaggaccttcgtattgtgaggcacacgtactaaccccggtgccaccgtgctgccccatgcgtgttcttgtctctcataatgattgtgaacaataggcaacatttcaaaaagtatgGTGTAATATTTACAGCTCTTCATTTTATTTTACATGATCTAATGGCAATAAAAATTAGTGGAAAACCCGAGAAAAAGGTCAAGAGTTTGCTGTTAAACAACAGAGCTATTACTAATATATGTCAAAGGAATGTATGGCAATATACCACTGGAAAAAAAGATGTAGTCTGATGCACAGAATAATGGCTTGGAGCCTCAGGTGAAGCTGGGAGGAGAGGAGTCAAACAGTGAGCAAAGAGGCTGATCGAGCAAGGAAGAGGGAGGGTTTGTTCCTTAGTGTGTGTGGgtagagagggagagagggagatATTGAGTGTGTGAGCTAGAGAGATTGTGAGGAGAGGGAGGGAAGTGTAAGCCAGTCACAGCATCTCTTCGTACTGCACCAGGGCTGAGGGACTCGTCCCATTGTTTCGCTCGCTACAGAATTAGCACAGTTCCATCTGTgcagtcatctttttttttttttgtcttttttttttttttttacttgctgcCTGACAGAATAATTTTGGTCCCTCTCTGATTTTATGCCTGCACTAAAGGATTTACTCATAAAAAATGGGATTGTCCCGTGTTACGGACATTTTGGATAGGACAGTGGAATTCTGACCGGGACTCTGCTTTTTATTTATATTGCTATAGCGGATTTCGCTTTGGTTGCGCAGCAagtgattttttcccccctttcTCTGAGCGACAGATATACTGAGAGAAGAGTTAACGGAGGGCTCTGCAGGACCCCATGCCTCAATGCCTCCACATTTAAACAGAATTTTAAGCATTGAAAGGAATTGAGTCCCCCTCGTGCTTCCTTCAGAATGCAAGTAAAGTGTATGAGATTGAGAAAAGTAGTTTGCTGACTGTCCCCACAACCTCTCTCCAAGTGTGTGCCACAGGATTGCCGAGGAGTCCAAGTGAGTGGAGCAGCGCTGAGTTATTCAGCTGGCCTCTCATAGCTCCTGGAGAGTCCTTTCTCCTGCCTCCATGGGAGTCTGACATTTTATGCCTTCATCAGCCATTACgactgttggatttttttttctactagAAGTCACAAACTTTGAAAGCTGTATTTGCTCTTTTGGACATtcattttaaattacatttttggaGCACTcctgcagacatttttttttttttttcgatctttcaaaaaaaaaatttaagtgttGGTTTCTGCACATGGATGGCTTGAAAATACACCCCAACCCTGTGTGTGTTGAGAGGACTGTGACATTATCTCCTGTGGAGAGATCCCCTTGTTTTTTTTGCCCGTGTCTGTGTTTTGACTCTCACAATAGTTAGGCCCACATGGGTTCCAGAAACTGACAAGAGGACCACTAAAATAAGGGAAGCTTACCATTGAATTATAAACACACTAACCCCAGTACAGCCACATTCTGGATTTTACTGAAGACAAGATTGAGAAATgggtgtcttttttttctttttcttttttgcaacAAGACTCCCAAGAGGGAATGTCCGCTctgaaattaaatgtataaaccAACTCTGCTGAGTAAATTTAGTCTGAAATGGAAGCCAATATGTTGCATACATACGGAATCTGATCTGGGAATATGTGAAACATTCTGTTTAATTCATTAAGCTTTTCATCAGGCGTTTCCCCTTGCAAACTCTTTCATCTGGGTTTTGTTGAAACAGCTTATTCCCTCGACTATTGGTGGCAAACCTTTTGAAACTGGAAGATAAAGACCACAGGGCTGCCAAGCAAAGCAGCATGGAACCTCACCTTTAGGATGGATGCTCACTTCATCTATGAATCGACTCTGCTTCAGTTCTATCAAAGGAATATGTTTTCCAAACCATGCTCTGCAAGTGGAAAGGAAGAGCCTCATTCAAAGGCAGATGGCAGATTGACGATTTTACTCCTGTCAATGTTTCCTTGATTGAGACTCATCAACGTGAAAGAGAGCTGTTAAGTTGTGTTAAGTGAAGCTGGCTACAGTGGCCCCAGAGAGGAGTAGACCATTTGAACTTCCCTGCTTTTGCCTCATTCAAGTTATACGACCTTGGATAAAACCCAGACAATGAATTTGTCTGATGCAACGGCGGACCCAGTGCTCGCAGGAAATGGCAGCCTTGGCAATGTTTTTTCTGGTGCCACGAACCACTCCTGTCCCTTAGGATGGGGGCTGAAAGGAAGCTTAGAAGCTTGTATCCTGGAGACTGCTGTCGTCGTACTTTTGACAGTGCTCATTATTACTGGTAACTTGACAGTAATTTTTGTGTTCCACTGTGCCCCGCTACTGCATCACTACACCACCAGCTACTTCATCCAGACTATGGCCTATGCTGACCTTCTGGTAGGTCTCAGCTGCCTGGTACCCACCTTGTCTTTGCTCCACTACCCAGCAAGTGTCCAGGAGCCCATCACATGTCAGGTGTTCAGCTATGTCATCTCAGTTCTCAAAAGTGTTTCAATGGCTTGTTTGGCCTGTATCAGTGTGGACCGCTATCTGGCTATAACTAAACCACTATCCTATAACCAACTGGTAACACCATGCCGGCTACGGGGCTGCATCACCCTCATATGGGTTTACTCTAGCCTTGTTTTTTTGCCCTCTTTCTTTGGATGGGGCAAGCCAGGCTATCATGGGGATATTTTTGAGTGGTGTGCCCATTCGTGGCCCACTTCTGCCCTCTTTACAGGCTTTGTGGTGTGCTTACTCTATGCTCCTGCTGCCCTTGTGGTCTGTTTTACCTACTATCACATATTCCGCATTTGCCAGCAGCACAACAGGGAGATCAGTGAACGACGGGCGCGTTTTCCTAGCCAAGAGATGGAAACTGTTGAAGGAGGGGCTGATGGGCAGCAGGGAGGACATGGACCAGATCGGCGTTACGCGATGGTGCTCTTCCGCATCACCAGTGTTTTTTATATGCTCTGGCTGCCCTACATCATATACTTTGTGTTAGAGAGCTCCCATGTCCTGGATAGCCCTGCTCTCTCCTTCATCACCACTTGGCTAGCAATCAGCAACAGTTTTTGCAACTGTGTCATCTACAGCTTGTCCAATAGCGTCTTCCGCTTAGGCATGCGTCGGCTCTCACAGACAATTTGCTCTTTCAGCCACTGTGCCGCT
Coding sequences within:
- the gpr52 gene encoding G-protein coupled receptor 52, translating into MNLSDATADPVLAGNGSLGNVFSGATNHSCPLGWGLKGSLEACILETAVVVLLTVLIITGNLTVIFVFHCAPLLHHYTTSYFIQTMAYADLLVGLSCLVPTLSLLHYPASVQEPITCQVFSYVISVLKSVSMACLACISVDRYLAITKPLSYNQLVTPCRLRGCITLIWVYSSLVFLPSFFGWGKPGYHGDIFEWCAHSWPTSALFTGFVVCLLYAPAALVVCFTYYHIFRICQQHNREISERRARFPSQEMETVEGGADGQQGGHGPDRRYAMVLFRITSVFYMLWLPYIIYFVLESSHVLDSPALSFITTWLAISNSFCNCVIYSLSNSVFRLGMRRLSQTICSFSHCAADDRDFGKPKPRKRANSCSI